In one window of Oryza sativa Japonica Group chromosome 9, ASM3414082v1 DNA:
- the LOC4346580 gene encoding heavy metal-associated isoprenylated plant protein 46, with protein sequence MAKQKIVVKMPMDTERKKRKAFKAAVGMTGVTSASLDGDKLIVIGDGVDPIALTTILRRSLGHAELLSVSSGDDKKMGGGGGHGGMGMGFGGGHGGMGFGGGHGGKEGKEGGGKVVVDGVHHHHQQQLQQQHAMAPPMQPYPAAPAYYNAAAPSYPVYPSYAGYPQQEQDPGCSIM encoded by the exons ATGGCTAAG CAAAAGATTGTTGTGAAGATGCCCATGGATaccgagaggaagaagaggaaggccTTCAAGGCCGCAGTTGGCATGACAG GCGTGACATCCGCCTCGTTGGATGGAGACAAGCTCATCGTgatcggcgacggcgtggacCCCATTGCGCTGACGACGATACTCCGGCGCAGCCTCGGCCACGCCGAGCTGCTCAGCGTCTCCTCCGGCGACGACAAgaagatgggcggcggcggcggccacggcggcatGGGCATGGGGTTCGGCGGTGGCCACGGCGGCATGGGgttcggcggcggccacggcggcaaAGAAGGcaaggaaggcggcggcaaggtcgtcgtcgacggtgtccaccaccaccaccaacagcagctgcagcagcagcatgcgATGGCGCCGCCGATGCAGCCGtacccggcggcgccggcgtactacaacgccgccgcgccgtcctaccccGTCTACCCCTCCTACGCTGGCTACCCGCAGCAAGAACAGGATCCTGGCTGCAGCATCATGTAA